One Candidatus Devosia phytovorans genomic window carries:
- a CDS encoding gluconokinase — MKIVVMGVSGCGKSSLGAALAEQLGIPFLEGDALHPPANVEKMRSGTPLTDDDRWPWLTAVAQSLADRPSAVVSCSALKRSYRDHIRAGAGGDVRFIHLAGSRDLLARRMQERPGHYMPVSLLDSQLATLEPPGDDEALTVDIGLPPDAAVAAALDYVKGRQA; from the coding sequence ATGAAGATCGTGGTCATGGGCGTTTCCGGCTGCGGCAAGTCCAGTCTCGGCGCGGCTCTGGCGGAACAGCTCGGCATTCCCTTTCTCGAAGGCGACGCCCTGCACCCGCCTGCAAATGTCGAAAAGATGCGCAGCGGCACGCCCCTGACCGACGACGATCGCTGGCCTTGGTTGACTGCGGTGGCGCAGAGCCTCGCCGATCGCCCATCTGCCGTGGTCTCCTGTTCAGCCCTCAAGCGCAGCTATCGCGACCACATCCGCGCCGGGGCAGGGGGTGATGTTCGCTTCATCCATCTTGCCGGTTCGCGCGACCTGCTCGCCCGGCGCATGCAGGAGCGACCCGGCCACTACATGCCCGTCTCGCTGCTCGACAGCCAGCTGGCAACACTTGAGCCACCTGGCGACGACGAGGCACTGACCGTGGATATCGGGCTGCCGCCTGACGCCGCAGTCGCCGCTGCATTGGACTATGTGAAAGGGAGACAAGCATGA
- a CDS encoding SDR family oxidoreductase, with the protein MQIFDLTGRRALVTGSSQGIGLALAKGLAEAGASVVLNGRDAAKLVAAAAEIPGAEILAFDVTDHAAVRSAVDAFEAEHGAIDILVNNAGMQFRAPLEDFPADAFNLLLQTNVMSVFNVGQAVARHMITRGAGKIINIASVQTSLARPSIAPYTATKGAVGNLTKGMCTDWARYGLQCNAIAPGYFDTPLNAALVADDTFSAWLEKRTPAGRWGKVEELVGACIFLASPASSFVNGHTLYVDGGVTASL; encoded by the coding sequence ATGCAGATTTTTGATCTCACCGGCCGCCGTGCGCTCGTGACCGGCTCCTCCCAGGGCATTGGCCTGGCGCTGGCAAAGGGTCTGGCCGAGGCGGGCGCCTCCGTCGTCCTCAATGGCCGCGATGCCGCAAAGCTCGTTGCTGCCGCCGCCGAAATCCCCGGCGCCGAAATCCTCGCCTTCGACGTGACCGATCACGCCGCCGTCCGTTCTGCCGTCGATGCCTTCGAGGCCGAACATGGCGCCATCGACATTCTGGTCAACAATGCCGGCATGCAGTTTCGCGCGCCGCTGGAAGATTTCCCGGCTGACGCCTTCAATCTGCTGCTGCAGACCAATGTCATGAGTGTCTTCAACGTCGGCCAGGCCGTTGCCCGCCACATGATCACGCGCGGGGCCGGCAAGATCATCAACATCGCCAGCGTCCAGACGTCGCTGGCGCGCCCCTCCATCGCTCCCTACACCGCCACCAAGGGCGCCGTAGGCAATCTCACCAAGGGCATGTGCACCGACTGGGCCAGATATGGCCTGCAGTGCAATGCCATCGCGCCCGGCTATTTCGACACTCCGCTCAATGCCGCCCTCGTTGCCGACGACACCTTCTCGGCCTGGCTCGAAAAGCGCACTCCCGCCGGTCGCTGGGGCAAGGTGGAAGAACTGGTTGGCGCCTGCATCTTCCTCGCGTCCCCCGCATCGAGCTTCGTCAATGGCCATACGCTTTATGTCGATGGCGGCGTCACGGCCTCGCTCTGA
- a CDS encoding NAD(P)-dependent oxidoreductase, whose translation MTIGLIGAGAMGGAIGARLATTGTALKVFDLDAEKVAALVTQGATAAPSAADAARGSSAIILSLNVPKIVRAAVFGPGGVAEGAAPGTLIIDMSSIDPGATCELADEAASLGLRWVDSPLSGGAPKAAIGQLTLMQGGAEADVIEAQQVLAIVASNQTHMGPVGTGQTTKIINQVLCGLGFMAVAEATALAEAAGVNVERIPAALKGGRADSALLQEYMPRFAARDYRRTGRIDNMVKDLDGAHDLARQTDVTMPLTTLAAEIHRLLTKAGLGGEDQAALMEYFSGPSKEKFL comes from the coding sequence ATGACCATCGGATTGATCGGTGCCGGCGCCATGGGTGGCGCCATCGGCGCCCGCCTCGCCACCACTGGCACGGCGCTCAAAGTCTTCGACCTCGACGCTGAAAAGGTCGCAGCCCTCGTCACCCAGGGTGCCACAGCCGCCCCCAGCGCCGCCGATGCGGCCCGCGGCTCCAGCGCCATAATCCTCAGTCTCAACGTACCAAAAATCGTCCGCGCCGCCGTCTTCGGCCCCGGCGGCGTTGCCGAAGGCGCGGCCCCCGGCACGCTGATCATCGACATGTCCTCCATCGATCCCGGCGCCACCTGCGAACTCGCCGATGAAGCCGCGTCGCTTGGGCTGCGCTGGGTCGATAGCCCGCTCTCGGGCGGCGCCCCCAAGGCGGCCATCGGCCAGCTGACGCTCATGCAGGGTGGCGCTGAAGCCGATGTCATCGAAGCCCAGCAGGTGCTCGCCATTGTCGCTTCCAACCAGACCCATATGGGCCCGGTCGGCACCGGCCAGACCACGAAAATCATCAACCAGGTGCTCTGCGGCCTCGGTTTCATGGCGGTCGCCGAAGCCACGGCCCTGGCCGAAGCGGCTGGGGTCAACGTCGAGCGCATCCCCGCCGCACTCAAGGGTGGTCGTGCTGACTCGGCCCTGCTGCAGGAATACATGCCCCGCTTTGCCGCCCGCGATTATCGTCGCACCGGCCGCATCGACAACATGGTCAAGGACCTCGACGGCGCCCACGATCTGGCCCGCCAGACGGACGTCACCATGCCCCTCACCACGCTCGCTGCCGAAATCCATCGCCTCCTGACCAAAGCCGGACTTGGCGGCGAAGACCAGGCCGCGCTGATGGAATATTTCAGCGGCCCCTCCAAGGAGAAGTTTCTATGA
- a CDS encoding 2-hydroxyacid dehydrogenase: MTKPQILQMGPYPEWDQVPLEAEFTVHRHDLAADKAALLAEVGPKVRGIATRGELGASAEVIAACPKLEVISVYGVGYDAVNLEACRARGIRVTNTPDVLTNDVADLGVAMMLVQSRGMIGAESWVRDGSWAAQGLYPLKRRVWGKRAGVLGLGRIGFEVAKRLAGFDLEISYSDVSAKDFAPESWRFVADPVTLARDVDFLFVTLAASAATRHIVGGDVIEALGPEGMLINISRASNVDEEALLTALESKTLGSAALDVFEGEPKLNPRFLALDNVLLQPHHASGTIETRKAMGQLLRDNLSAHFAGRNLPTPVL; the protein is encoded by the coding sequence ATGACCAAGCCGCAAATTCTTCAGATGGGCCCCTATCCCGAATGGGACCAGGTGCCTCTCGAAGCCGAGTTCACCGTGCACCGCCATGACCTGGCGGCAGACAAGGCGGCGCTGCTAGCCGAGGTCGGGCCAAAGGTGCGCGGCATTGCCACGCGTGGAGAACTAGGCGCATCGGCCGAGGTGATCGCGGCATGTCCCAAGCTTGAAGTCATCAGCGTCTATGGCGTTGGCTATGACGCGGTGAACCTCGAGGCCTGCCGGGCGCGGGGCATTCGCGTGACCAATACGCCGGATGTGCTGACCAATGACGTAGCGGACCTGGGCGTCGCGATGATGCTGGTGCAGTCGCGCGGCATGATCGGCGCCGAGAGCTGGGTGCGCGACGGATCCTGGGCGGCACAGGGGCTTTATCCGCTCAAGCGCCGGGTCTGGGGCAAGCGCGCCGGCGTGCTCGGCCTCGGGCGGATCGGCTTTGAAGTGGCCAAGCGGCTGGCCGGGTTTGACCTAGAGATTTCCTACAGCGACGTCTCGGCAAAGGATTTTGCGCCAGAAAGCTGGCGTTTCGTGGCCGATCCGGTGACGCTGGCGCGCGATGTGGACTTTCTGTTCGTGACGCTCGCCGCCTCGGCTGCGACGCGGCATATCGTGGGCGGGGATGTGATCGAGGCCCTCGGGCCCGAGGGCATGCTGATCAATATTTCCCGCGCCTCGAATGTGGACGAAGAGGCGCTGCTGACGGCGCTGGAGAGCAAGACACTGGGCTCGGCGGCACTCGATGTGTTCGAGGGCGAACCCAAGCTCAATCCGCGCTTCCTGGCGCTGGACAATGTGCTGCTGCAGCCGCACCATGCCTCGGGCACGATCGAGACCCGCAAGGCTATGGGTCAATTGCTGCGCGACAATCTCTCCGCGCATTTTGCCGGCCGCAACCTCCCAACCCCGGTGCTCTGA